From the Candidatus Izemoplasmatales bacterium genome, the window CCTCCGATACTGCTACATGCCCCTGATCGCTTCCGACGTCCGCACCGCGCTCCTCCAGTCGGCCGGTCTCGGCGTGAAGGTGCTCGTGATGGCGGAGTATCTCGCCCAGACGCCCTCCTCGATCGGAAACGCCCTCTATCTCGCGAAGGTCGAACTCGACTTCGCCACCGTCTTCGCCTGGACCGCCCTGCTCGTCCTGATGGCGGCCGCGATCGAGGCGGCGGTACGGAGGAGAGCCGCTCGGGTTCCCCGGGAAAACGCCTCCATGTCCGTCAAACGATCCGAAACCGATTGACATCGAGCGGCTCCCGCGGTAGAATATGCACGTCATAAGGGAGTAGCCCGCGCGCAACTCGAAGGCGTGGTCAAATCAACAAGCGCGATCGTTCGATCGATCTGGTTTGACCTCATGCGGCGAGACTTATGCACTTCGTTGTGCATGGTCTCGCTTTTGTTTTATCACCCAGGGAGGAACCTATGGAACGATATCTCGGCACCATCGATTCGACGCTTTCGGAACTCGGCACCGACGCCAGGCACGGTCTGACGTCGTCGGAAGCCGCTTCGCGGATCCTGCGCGACGGCAAAAACACCTTGCGCGAAAAACGGCGGAAGAGCCTCTTCGGCATGTTCCTCGACCAGTTCAAGGACTTCCTCGTCGTCATCCTGCTCGTCGCCGCCGCCATCTCGATCGTCACCGCGGCCATCGAAGGCGAAGGTCTCGTCGACGGACTCGTCATCCTCGCGATCGTCGTGTTGAACGCGGTGCTCGGCGTCTCCCAGGAACAGAAGGCGAGCAACGCCCTCGCCGCGCTCAGGCGGATGAGTTCTCCCCATGCGAAGGTCCTGCGCGACGGACGGGTCGTCGAAGTCGATTCGGCCGACCTCGCGGTCGGCGACGTCGTCTTCCTCGAGACCGGCGACTCGGTGAGCGCCGACCTGCGGCTGATCGCATCCTCCAACCTCAAGATCGACGAATCCGCCCTGACCGGCGAATCGGTTCCCGTCGAGAAGGACGCGAAGATCGTCTACGACGCCGAACGGCCGCTCGCCGAGCGCGCCAACAGCGCGTTCATGTCCACGCTCGTGTCCTACGGCAAGGGAACGGGCGTCGTCGTCGCCGTCGGGATGCAGACCGAGATCGGCCGGATCGCGGCGATGCTCGACGCCGTCGAGGAAGGCAAGACGCCGCTGCAGAAGACGATCGACGAGTTCGCCAAGGTGCTCGGCACGATCTGCGTCGTCGTCTCCGTGCTCGTATTCGCGCTCGGTCTCGTCCAGGGACGCGATGTCTTCGAGATCTTCCTGACTGCGATCGCGCTCGCCGTCGCCGCGATTCCCGAGGGACTCACGGCCGTGATCACGGTCGTACTCGCGCTCGGCATGCAGCGGATGGTCAAGCGCAATGCGATCATCAAGTCGCTGTCGACCGTCGAGACCCTCGGCCAGGCGACCGTGATCTGTTCCGACAAGACCGGCACGCTGACCCAGAACAAGATGACCGTGCAGTGTGTCTACGACCTCGCGCGCGAATACCGCGTCACCGGCGGCGGTTATTCGTTTTCCGGTACCATCGGGACGGACGGCGCGCCGATCGCGCCGCGCGGGAACCTCGGAATGCTTCTGAAGACCTGCATGCTCTGCAACGACGCGCGGATCGAGGAGGAGGGAAAGATCCTCGGCGATCCGACCGAAGGCGCGCTCCTCGTGCTCGCCGCCAAGGCCGGACTCGACGTCCGAAACGCCGAAGCGGACTATCCCCGTCTCGACGAGATCCCGTTCGACTCCGTCCGCAAGATGATGACGACGGTCCATCGGATCGACGGCACCGTCTACGCGCTGACGAAGGGCGCCTGCGACAAGCTCCTCGGGCGATGCGACTTCATCATGGACGAGGGCGTCGTCCGACCGATCACCCACGACGACGTCGACCGCGTCCTGAAGCAGAACGACGCCTGGTCGGAACAGGCCTACCGCGTCCTCGGATACGCCTGCCGCGAACTGCCGTCCGCCGCGGCGGAAAACGCCGAACGCGAACTGGTCTTCCTCGGACTGACGGCGATGATCGATCCGCCGCGTGAGGAAGCGCGGGACGCGATCGCCGTCTGCCACAAGGCCGGCATCCGCGTGATGATGATCACCGGCGACCACCTGACGACCGCGAAGGCGATCGCCCGCGACCTCGGCATCCTCAAGCCCGGCCACCTCGCCCTCTCGGGGGAGACGACCGCCAGGATGTCCGACGAGGAATACGAGGAAGCGATCCTGCATTGCGACGTCTTCGCCCGCAGCACCCCGGAGGACAAGATCCGCATCGTCGGCATCCTCCAGAAGCACGGCGAGATCGTCGCGATGACCGGCGACGGCGTGAACGACTCGCCGGCGCTGAAGCAGGCCGACATCGGCGTCGCGATGGGCATCACCGGCACCGAGGTCTCGAAGGAAGCGTCCAACATGATCCTCACCGACGACAACTTCGCCTCGATCGTATCGGCGGTCGAAGAAGGCCGGGTCATCTATTCGAACATCCGCAAGTTCACGATCTACCTCGTCTCCTGCAACATCGGGGAAATCCTGATCATCACCCTCGCGATGATCTTCGGCCTCCTCTTCGACAACCAGATCCCGCTCTTGGCGATCCACCTCCTGTGGATCAACCTCGTGACCGATTCGTTCCCGGCGTTCGCCCTCGGCATGGAGAAGAAGGAAGCGGGCGTCATGGACGAGAAGCCGCGCGACGCCAAGGAGAAGCTGCTCGACGGACCGACGCTCGGAAAGATCCTGATCCAGGGAACCGCGCTCGCGCTCGCCGCCCTCCTCAGCTTCTGGATCGGATTCCAGATCGACGGCGGGGCGCTCGCCCAGGCCCGCACGATGATCTTCGTCACCGTCGTCGTCGGCGAACTGATCCGCACCTATTCGGCGCGCTCGGAAACGCGCTTCCTCGTCCGCATGAATCCGTTCTCGAACCGCACCCTGAACATCACCGTGGCGGCCTCGCTTCTGCTCGTGGCGGCGCTCGTCTACGTTCCGCCGGTCGCGGCGCTGTTCCGCCTCGAGGCGCTCTCGGCGGCGGAACTCGGGATCGCGGCCGTCCTCGGATTCATCCCGCTCCTGGCGGGCGAACTGACGAAATTGTTCCATCCGTCCCGCTAAGACCGCGTGCGGAATCCGCAAATTCGGTCCGGCGTCTTGTAAATCGCGTCCGTATGCGTTAAAATGGAAACAAGTCGGTTCGTGAGGAGGTGTCACCCGTGAGAAACAACATCGCCCGCAACGTCGTGTTGCAGAAGGGCGAGACCGTCCAGAAGGATTTCAAGAACCTCAAGGCGATCGGCACCTACTGCGCGATGATGCTCACGACGAAGCGCCTGATCGTCTACACCTTCGGACCCGACGTCGAGCGCGGACGCAGGATCCGCCGCCGCAAGATGGACGAGATCGACCTGCGCTCGATCCACCGCTTCGAATACTATCTCGACTATCACCGCGTGAGCGCCTTCGTCCGCATCTTCGGCCTGATCTTCTTCCTCGCCGGTGCGGCCGCGGGCTACATGAACTACACCCATGCCCTCGAGTCCTACGTTCCGCTCCTGGGGAGCATCCCCAACTGGTATTACGGCTTCGGCGCCGCCGTCCTCCTGGTCGTCGTCGGCCTCTCGATGATGTTCGGGAACAAGAAGTACCTGATGCTGAAGATCAAGTTCGGCCTCGACGACAAGCTCTCGCTCCGCTTCACCCCCGACAAGCCGAACGAGGACGCCCTCCGCTTCATCGCCGGCAAGATTCACGTCGACTGAACCGCCATCCGACTCCGCGAACCCCGTTCGCGGAGTTTTTCTTTCGCCCGGACGCCGTTTCCGGGGTGCCGAAATGGTATGGAAGCGCATTCCCATTCATGATATAATAGGAGTAACACGCCGGAGACCGGCTCCGGCAAAATGAATCCGGGAGACTTGATATGAAGCTCAACTACAAGAAAGTGTTCTTCGTCGGCGTCGCCTTCTTCCTCATCTCGATGTTCTGGCAGACCTACGACTCCGTCATCACCAAGATCCTGATCGACAAGTACGGCCTCTCGCAGACGTGGTCCGGCGTGATCATGGCGCTCGACAACGTGCTCGCCATCTTCCTGCTCCCGCTCTTCGGCGGACTCTCCGACAAGACCAAGTCGAAATACGGAAGACGCACCCCGTACATCGTCGTCGGTACGGTCATCGCCGCCTTCGCGTTCGTCGCGCTGTCCTTCGCCGACAGCTATCAGACCGCCCGGATCGAAGCCACCGACATCGTCGCCGACTACGACGGCTATCTGGCGGAAAAGGACATCATGCTCCAATCGATCGTCAAGGACGGCAAGCCGACCGCGCTCGTGACGCGTGAACAGGCCGAAGCCGACTACGACGCCGGCAAGATCACGGAAGCAGAATACGACCAGGCGGTCGCCGACTATCTCGCATGGCAGGCCGCATGGCCGCTCGCGATGGTCCAGTGGAACCTGATGAACGACGACATCCTCCTGGCGGGGAAGGATGCCGCGCTTGCGGCCGGCGAGATCACCCAGGGCGCCTACGACCGCTGGTACGAAAACACCTATGAAGTCATGGAGGAGATCAGCTGGCGCGCGCTGACGACCGGTTATCTCACCCAGGCGGAGTATTCCTATTGGGCCGACGAGATCTACGACGGCGTCTATGACGGCAACCTTTCCGAGGCGGCCTGGGAAATGACGGCGGCGAATCCCTTCAACTTCGTCGTCTTCGTCGCCCTTCTG encodes:
- a CDS encoding cation-translocating P-type ATPase, whose translation is MERYLGTIDSTLSELGTDARHGLTSSEAASRILRDGKNTLREKRRKSLFGMFLDQFKDFLVVILLVAAAISIVTAAIEGEGLVDGLVILAIVVLNAVLGVSQEQKASNALAALRRMSSPHAKVLRDGRVVEVDSADLAVGDVVFLETGDSVSADLRLIASSNLKIDESALTGESVPVEKDAKIVYDAERPLAERANSAFMSTLVSYGKGTGVVVAVGMQTEIGRIAAMLDAVEEGKTPLQKTIDEFAKVLGTICVVVSVLVFALGLVQGRDVFEIFLTAIALAVAAIPEGLTAVITVVLALGMQRMVKRNAIIKSLSTVETLGQATVICSDKTGTLTQNKMTVQCVYDLAREYRVTGGGYSFSGTIGTDGAPIAPRGNLGMLLKTCMLCNDARIEEEGKILGDPTEGALLVLAAKAGLDVRNAEADYPRLDEIPFDSVRKMMTTVHRIDGTVYALTKGACDKLLGRCDFIMDEGVVRPITHDDVDRVLKQNDAWSEQAYRVLGYACRELPSAAAENAERELVFLGLTAMIDPPREEARDAIAVCHKAGIRVMMITGDHLTTAKAIARDLGILKPGHLALSGETTARMSDEEYEEAILHCDVFARSTPEDKIRIVGILQKHGEIVAMTGDGVNDSPALKQADIGVAMGITGTEVSKEASNMILTDDNFASIVSAVEEGRVIYSNIRKFTIYLVSCNIGEILIITLAMIFGLLFDNQIPLLAIHLLWINLVTDSFPAFALGMEKKEAGVMDEKPRDAKEKLLDGPTLGKILIQGTALALAALLSFWIGFQIDGGALAQARTMIFVTVVVGELIRTYSARSETRFLVRMNPFSNRTLNITVAASLLLVAALVYVPPVAALFRLEALSAAELGIAAVLGFIPLLAGELTKLFHPSR
- a CDS encoding MFS transporter: MKLNYKKVFFVGVAFFLISMFWQTYDSVITKILIDKYGLSQTWSGVIMALDNVLAIFLLPLFGGLSDKTKSKYGRRTPYIVVGTVIAAFAFVALSFADSYQTARIEATDIVADYDGYLAEKDIMLQSIVKDGKPTALVTREQAEADYDAGKITEAEYDQAVADYLAWQAAWPLAMVQWNLMNDDILLAGKDAALAAGEITQGAYDRWYENTYEVMEEISWRALTTGYLTQAEYSYWADEIYDGVYDGNLSEAAWEMTAANPFNFVVFVALLLVALVAMATFRSPAVALMPDVTVKPLRSKANAIINLMGTFGGILSIALLGIFGLSNRSYVDYTPAFVIVGVLMLVFLAIFLWKVKEPALVAEKEADDVKYGLTEADEVKESGESMQELSREKRNSLYLILGSVFLWFIGYNAVTTKLSDYAPKVLGMGYSLPLLIAQGAALVAFVPIGFLA